In a genomic window of candidate division WOR-3 bacterium:
- a CDS encoding HD domain-containing protein, with the protein MMPLFQTLNLNRIIKDAEVKALITQADHQLEVLGYTEHGTRHARLVAKNSRRILIQLGYDERVAELSAIAGYLHDIGNVVNREAHERTSAILARSILLRLGMNYGDVAKIMTAIGNHHEESGNPVSEVAAALILADKADVHRSRVRNPALVKFDIHDRVNYAVRSSTLSVDSVNRRIVFDLTIDVGIASVMEYFEIFLSRMLISRRAADFLKCRFEMLINNTRLV; encoded by the coding sequence ATGATGCCACTTTTTCAAACTTTAAATTTGAATCGGATTATAAAAGACGCGGAAGTCAAGGCACTCATTACTCAAGCTGACCACCAACTTGAAGTTTTGGGGTACACCGAACACGGAACGAGACATGCCCGGCTGGTAGCTAAGAACAGTCGCCGGATTCTAATTCAGCTGGGCTATGACGAAAGAGTAGCGGAGTTAAGCGCAATTGCAGGGTATTTACATGATATTGGAAATGTTGTTAACCGTGAAGCCCATGAGCGGACCAGCGCTATTCTGGCGCGCAGTATACTGTTGCGGCTCGGTATGAATTATGGTGATGTTGCTAAAATTATGACGGCAATTGGTAATCATCACGAAGAGAGTGGAAATCCAGTGTCAGAAGTTGCAGCAGCACTAATCCTTGCGGATAAAGCTGATGTTCACCGCAGTCGGGTCCGCAACCCAGCACTTGTCAAGTTTGACATCCATGACCGGGTAAACTACGCAGTGCGGAGTTCAACACTATCGGTTGACAGCGTCAACCGGCGAATTGTATTTGATTTAACAATTGATGTGGGCATTGCTTCCGTCATGGAATATTTTGAAATTTTTTTGAGTCGAATGCTTATTTCCCGCCGTGCGGCTGATTTTCTAAAATGTCGCTTCGAAATGCTAATTAACAATACGCGCTTAGTCTGA
- a CDS encoding MBL fold metallo-hydrolase has protein sequence MQEKKDSDRLIFLGSGGARIVIARQVRASGGMWFSLSGLQFHVDPGPGALVRALSSRHILDPTKLSALLLSHRHLDHSADINVMIEAMTMGGTERRGRLYAPADALEGDDPVVFRYLRAFLEEIIVLREKGIYNLGKINFTCPVRHRHRGEVYGFKFESPGLEISYIADTAYFPELADYYQADIVIFNVARYKPSDLDHLHFPEVEQLIKAMKPKLAIMSHFGMTMIKAKPWLLARELSQRTGCEVIAASDGLAISLERYKKDETGKKTG, from the coding sequence TTGCAGGAGAAAAAAGATAGCGATAGACTTATATTTCTGGGATCCGGCGGTGCAAGAATTGTGATTGCCAGGCAGGTGCGTGCATCAGGGGGTATGTGGTTTTCCCTAAGCGGGCTTCAGTTTCATGTTGACCCCGGACCTGGCGCTTTGGTACGCGCATTATCCAGCCGGCACATCCTTGATCCTACCAAGTTATCGGCACTTCTACTTTCTCATCGGCACCTTGATCATTCTGCTGATATTAATGTGATGATAGAGGCAATGACTATGGGGGGGACAGAAAGGAGGGGAAGGCTCTATGCGCCGGCCGATGCGCTGGAAGGTGATGATCCAGTTGTATTTCGTTATCTCAGGGCTTTCCTTGAAGAGATTATAGTTCTGAGGGAGAAGGGTATTTACAACCTGGGAAAGATCAACTTTACCTGTCCGGTAAGACATCGTCATCGGGGTGAGGTGTATGGTTTCAAATTTGAGAGTCCTGGACTGGAAATTTCTTATATTGCCGATACCGCCTATTTCCCGGAGTTGGCAGATTATTATCAGGCAGATATTGTAATTTTCAATGTTGCTCGCTACAAACCTTCGGACCTCGATCATCTTCACTTCCCGGAGGTTGAACAGTTAATAAAAGCAATGAAACCGAAACTGGCGATCATGAGTCATTTCGGCATGACGATGATTAAAGCAAAACCTTGGTTGCTGGCGCGTGAATTGAGCCAGAGAACCGGATGCGAAGTAATTGCAGCCAGTGACGGGTTGGCAATATCATTAGAACGATATAAAAAAGATGAGACAGGAAAGAAAACCGGTTAG